The DNA window TTTTTTTGAAAAAATTTCATTCCGTTGACATGGAGCCTTTATGAAAAAAATATTCTTTCTCCTGATTGCAGTGTTTTTCCTCAGTGCTTGTACGTACCACTACGGTCTCAAGGAAAACTGGATTGACGATGACGACATCCAATTTGTTCTGCAACACCCTGAAGTCAAGGAATGGATGAAGGAATTCGGTGAACCGGTCATTACCGAGTACCACCAAGATACAGTTGAGTTCATATACAACTATAAACCACACCTCTACAAGGTAGAGAAAAATGGATACATGCAAAAGGTCTCCAACAAAGATCGCGTAGACCTTTGGAGTGATCGAAACGAACTTCTTTCCCTGAAGATCGTCAACAATGTGGTGGTGGGAATCAAGATACGTCAAGAATTTGTCCCTGTAACAAAGAATGAAAATGCCACGCAAGGTCCAAGCATTTGGCTAATCATCCTCGGGATCCTCTTAACCGCAGGCATAGTCACTTTTGTTGCCGTTGATTAGGGAGTTAATATGTCGCTTAAATTTGTCCTTCCATTACTTCTGCTCGCCACCATAGCCTTTGCTGATGAATGCGAATCTCTTTGCAGTGAATGCGAAAATGATAAAAGCGAAATCTGCGCAAATGTTATAAAAACCTGCGGCTGTGATTACAGTACTGCCCAGCAGGAGGAAACGGCCGATGTAAAGTCACCTTCCAAGTCCACGGTCATAGATGTGGATTTCGACCATAATGAAGAAAATAAAGCCCCCATCAAAAAAAACATCATCGACGTCAACTTCGGTGACAACGGAGACATGGAACATACTGCCGTCAAGAAATC is part of the Fibrobacter sp. genome and encodes:
- a CDS encoding membrane lipoprotein lipid attachment site-containing protein produces the protein MKKIFFLLIAVFFLSACTYHYGLKENWIDDDDIQFVLQHPEVKEWMKEFGEPVITEYHQDTVEFIYNYKPHLYKVEKNGYMQKVSNKDRVDLWSDRNELLSLKIVNNVVVGIKIRQEFVPVTKNENATQGPSIWLIILGILLTAGIVTFVAVD